From Channa argus isolate prfri chromosome 21, Channa argus male v1.0, whole genome shotgun sequence, one genomic window encodes:
- the LOC137106490 gene encoding serine-rich adhesin for platelets-like isoform X1 codes for MMANQPPTDDQIWDYIKKRLSCYTNGSTQQRITTSEDSRDSTLQLSSVAHLPKPVSEEYVERPSLMYSIMEQSSIAERQAAKDVSLSPKTTVASEKQTEYPQIISKVAATCTKNEDESPVVLGAVPPVALDEVTKKYSNKLFNCSSIYEECKTPFSNINQNLDEMDTCKEVTAHSKINSSIQIVNVVSLNANQQLRKKSCEDARKDAGLVHSNRDLFVALSENEQPSKSENKHEQTFLVNNMKDPQYEDISDYEDTSQLLPKLPNSEQEELRVPDVQYEDISEDENPQIENIAVETASLKKLPENNSKRLTFEKEGGRPLECQTNCSSLCSSFSALKNETGDQMDDDWIVLPISISDLKFEEEEEAQNDLGIIVLQAGDTESIKSLGDTSPKEKPASDPGSASVLYQIEEFDTLESFLLSKTAQFRRSSRSSPIKEMDPMTEPHKLQNRRESYSDSEDNCETDDSCNYSPAPEHNYLTVPSHLLKSPTPVPSDKGESAPEKEHEATHPHIGQMRHSEYFKTDKQNISKKDDIIILDSDTEDESDQNSTKTAKRKRESSSSEDREELSCSGQRGHLVKTVDNVGETFKEMLHKNTAQQCQPKLESNIKNISTQNIVIILDSDPEDEGEKNYQKTNCKEVFLSGSEDGGKIRKTEQLTEPKVDSDCIQEAKGQTTSQRAVYHSSDKVGQKDLNQNKKATMDRILSSASDNSGSASFTVQNRHSAETMNSVYRTTSENPQKKTLLFKDSPNKVPQSVGKEADSISDRNTLINPLYVPNESQSGTHLKCAKDSKGTFSKDETQSLKTFTTTSKKTDLLDLNKNDQERCVPKPKSGNKSHCKKKTNILINESKPQARSGSREPLLSNQEGPSTSSCLTSPDKQPFEICRSSASSKDLSLSAESSAFHGLPKSKPCTSDPAYLHSSKLKRSLSYNNTSTLDHTHSPSQGPPSSAPIQLTAKRRAVEDWSNSYVPVGRGRRSSLGTECSRTTSYITNRNARPTSRHSNRAPRQSHKSHKFTTPLMKRAMFEAKQWTKEINRGTSRERRSSVGKGCKWLEKPTLSRPNNRRF; via the exons ATG ATGGCCAATCAACCTCCTACAGATGACCAAATATGGGACTATATTAAAAAGAGACTTTCATGTTATACCAATGGTTCAACTCAGCAACGCATAACCACCAGTGAGGACAGCAGGGACTCCACTCTTCAGTTAAGTAGTGTTGCCCATCTCCCCAAACCTGTCTCTGAAGAATATGTGGAGAGACCGAGTCTCATGTATTCGATAATGGAGCAGTCCTCTATTGCAGAACGACAAGCGGCTAAAGATGTTTCCTTATCTCCTAAGACTACAGTTGCATCAGAGAAACAAACAG AATATCCACAAATTATCTCGAAAGTCGCTGCCACTTGCACAAAAAATGAAGATGAGAGTCCAGTGGTTCTCGGAGCAGTGCCTCCAGTGGCCTTGGATGAGGTGACTAAGAAGTATTCCAACAAGTTGTTCAACTGCAGCTCAATTTATGAAGAATGCAAAACTCCTTTTTCAAATATCAACCAGAATTTGGATGAAATGGACACCTGTAAAGAAGTAACTGCACATTCCAAGATAAATTCATCAATTCAAATTGTTAATGTGGTGTCACTTAACGCAAACCAACAGCTGCGCAAGAAAAGTTGTGAAGATGCAAGGAAGGATGCAGGTCTTGTGCATTCAAACAGAGATTTATTTGTAGCACTTTCAGAAAATGAACAACCCTCTAAATCTGAAAACAAGCATGAGCAAACATTCTTGGTGAATAATATGAAAGATCCACAATATGAAGACATTTCAGATTATGAGGACACATCACAACTGTTGCCAAAACTCCCAAACTCTGAGCAAGAGGAATTAAGAGTCCCAGATGTACAGTATGAAGATATAAGTGAAGATGAAAATCCTCAGATTGAGAACATTGCAGTAGAAACAGCATCCCTTAAAAAATTGCCTGAAAACAACAGTAAGCGGTTAACATTTGAAAAGGAAGGCGGAAGACCTCTGGAATGTCAAACAAACTGCTCTTCATTATGCAGTTCCTTCtctgctttaaaaaatgaaactggtGATCAGATGGATGATGATTGGATAGTCCTCCCTATAAGCATATCAGACCTTAaatttgaagaagaagaagaagcccaGAATGACCTAGGCATAATTGTGTTGCAAGCTGGTGATACTGAGTCCATAAAAAGTCTGGGTGACACAAGTCCCAAAGAAAAGCCAGCATCAGACCCAGGATCAGCTTCCGTGCTTTATCAGATAGAGGAGTTTGACACGCTTGAAAGTTTTCTGCTATCCAAAACTGCACAATTCAGAAGATCAAGCAGGAGTTCACCTATAAAGGAAATGGACCCTATGACAGAACCTCATAAACTTCAGAACAGACGGGAGTCCTACTCTGATTCTGAAGACAATTGTGAAACAGATGACAGTTGTAATTACTCACCTGCACCGGAACATAACTATTTAACAGTGCCCAGCCATTTGCTCAAAAGTCCAACACCTGTGCCCTCAGACAAAGGTGAATCTGCACCAGAAAAAGAACATGAGGCTACACATCCACATATTGGTCAAATGAGGCACTcagaatatttcaaaacagataaacagaataTTTCAAAAAAGGATGATATAATAATTCTTGACTCTGACACTGAGGATGAAAGTGACCAAAACTCCACAAAGACTgcaaaaaggaagagagagtcGTCAAGCTCAGAGGACAGAGAAGAGCTTTCCTGTAGTGGACAAAGAGGGCATTTAGTTAAGACTGTGGACAATGTGGGTGAAAcctttaaagaaatgttacacaaaaacactgcacaacagTGCCAACCTAAACTTGAGtccaacataaaaaatatttcaacacaaaacattgtAATAATCCTGGACTCTGACCCAGAGGATGAAGGTGAAAAAAATTaccagaaaacaaactgtaagGAAGTATTCCTTTCAGGTTCAGAGGATGGTGGCAAAATCAGAAAGACCGAGCAGTTGACGGAACCTAAGGTTGACTCTGACTGTATTCAAGAGGCCAAAGGACAGACTACTTCACAAAGAGCAGTTTACCATAGCTCTGACAAAGTGGGACAAAAAGATCTTAACCAGAACAAGAAGGCCACAATGGATAGAATTCTTTCATCAGCATCAGATAATAGTGGCAGTGCCTCGTTTACTGTACAAAACAGACATTCTGCTGAAACCATGAACAGTGTTTATAGAACTACCAGTGAAAATCCTCAAAAAAAGACACTGTTATTTAAAGACTCACCAAACAAGGTCCCCCAATCTGTTGGTAAGGAAGCAGACTCCATTTCGGATCGTAATACTTTGATTAATCCTCTTTATGTTCCCAATGAATCACAATCCGGCACGCACTTGAAATGTGCAAAAGATTCCAAAGGCACATTTAGCAAAGATGAAACACAGTCTCTTAAGACCTTCACAACAACCAGCAAAAAGACTGACTTACTAGACTTGAACAAAAATGACCAAGAAAGATGTGTGCCCAAACCAAAATCTGGAAATAAGAGCcactgcaaaaagaaaaccaatatTCTGATTAACGAATCAAAACCCCAAGCAAGATCTGGTTCCAGAGAGCCTCTATTGTCTAACCAAGAAGGCCCATCAACTTCAAGTTGTTTGACTTCCCCAGATAAACAACCTTTTGAAATCTGCCGAAGCTCAGCCTCCTCTAAAgatttgtctctgtctgcagaAAGTTCTGCTTTCCATGGCCTTCCTAAATCTAAGCCCTGCACATCTGATCCCGCGTATTTGCATTCATCCAAACTAAAGCGTTCCCTCTCTTATAACAACACCTCAACATTAGACCATACTCACTCTCCCTCACAAGGCCCACCATCCTCTGCACCCATACAGTTAACAGCAAAGAGGCGAGCAGTGGAGGATTGGTCCAATAGCTATGTCCCAGTAGGGAGAGGCAGAAGAAGTAGCCTGGGGACGGAGTGCTCGAGAACCACAAGTTATATTACAAACAGGAATGCAAGACCCACATCTCGTCACAGTAACAGAGCACCCAGACAGAGCCACAAGTCCCACAAGTTTACCACCCCCCTGATGAAAAGAGCCATGTTTGAAGCCAAACAGTGGACAAAAGAGATAAATCGAGGCACCTCAAGGGAACGGA GGAGCTCCGTGGGCAAAGGTTGCAAGTGGCTAGAGAAGCCAACATTGTCAAGGCCAAACAACAG aAGGTTCtag
- the LOC137106490 gene encoding serine-rich adhesin for platelets-like isoform X3 — MMANQPPTDDQIWDYIKKRLSCYTNGSTQQRITTSEDSRDSTLQLSSVAHLPKPVSEEYVERPSLMYSIMEQSSIAERQAAKDVSLSPKTTVASEKQTEYPQIISKVAATCTKNEDESPVVLGAVPPVALDEVTKKYSNKLFNCSSIYEECKTPFSNINQNLDEMDTCKEVTAHSKINSSIQIVNVVSLNANQQLRKKSCEDARKDAGLVHSNRDLFVALSENEQPSKSENKHEQTFLVNNMKDPQYEDISDYEDTSQLLPKLPNSEQEELRVPDVQYEDISEDENPQIENIAVETASLKKLPENNSKRLTFEKEGGRPLECQTNCSSLCSSFSALKNETGDQMDDDWIVLPISISDLKFEEEEEAQNDLGIIVLQAGDTESIKSLGDTSPKEKPASDPGSASVLYQIEEFDTLESFLLSKTAQFRRSSRSSPIKEMDPMTEPHKLQNRRESYSDSEDNCETDDSCNYSPAPEHNYLTVPSHLLKSPTPVPSDKGESAPEKEHEATHPHIGQMRHSEYFKTDKQNISKKDDIIILDSDTEDESDQNSTKTAKRKRESSSSEDREELSCSGQRGHLVKTVDNVGETFKEMLHKNTAQQCQPKLESNIKNISTQNIVIILDSDPEDEGEKNYQKTNCKEVFLSGSEDGGKIRKTEQLTEPKVDSDCIQEAKGQTTSQRAVYHSSDKVGQKDLNQNKKATMDRILSSASDNSGSASFTVQNRHSAETMNSVYRTTSENPQKKTLLFKDSPNKVPQSVGKEADSISDRNTLINPLYVPNESQSGTHLKCAKDSKGTFSKDETQSLKTFTTTSKKTDLLDLNKNDQERCVPKPKSGNKSHCKKKTNILINESKPQARSGSREPLLSNQEGPSTSSCLTSPDKQPFEICRSSASSKDLSLSAESSAFHGLPKSKPCTSDPAYLHSSKLKRSLSYNNTSTLDHTHSPSQGPPSSAPIQLTAKRRAVEDWSNSYVPVGRGRRSSLGTECSRTTSYITNRNARPTSRHSNRAPRQSHKSHKFTTPLMKRAMFEAKQWTKEINRGTSRERRSSVGKGCKWLEKPTLSRPNNRF, encoded by the exons ATG ATGGCCAATCAACCTCCTACAGATGACCAAATATGGGACTATATTAAAAAGAGACTTTCATGTTATACCAATGGTTCAACTCAGCAACGCATAACCACCAGTGAGGACAGCAGGGACTCCACTCTTCAGTTAAGTAGTGTTGCCCATCTCCCCAAACCTGTCTCTGAAGAATATGTGGAGAGACCGAGTCTCATGTATTCGATAATGGAGCAGTCCTCTATTGCAGAACGACAAGCGGCTAAAGATGTTTCCTTATCTCCTAAGACTACAGTTGCATCAGAGAAACAAACAG AATATCCACAAATTATCTCGAAAGTCGCTGCCACTTGCACAAAAAATGAAGATGAGAGTCCAGTGGTTCTCGGAGCAGTGCCTCCAGTGGCCTTGGATGAGGTGACTAAGAAGTATTCCAACAAGTTGTTCAACTGCAGCTCAATTTATGAAGAATGCAAAACTCCTTTTTCAAATATCAACCAGAATTTGGATGAAATGGACACCTGTAAAGAAGTAACTGCACATTCCAAGATAAATTCATCAATTCAAATTGTTAATGTGGTGTCACTTAACGCAAACCAACAGCTGCGCAAGAAAAGTTGTGAAGATGCAAGGAAGGATGCAGGTCTTGTGCATTCAAACAGAGATTTATTTGTAGCACTTTCAGAAAATGAACAACCCTCTAAATCTGAAAACAAGCATGAGCAAACATTCTTGGTGAATAATATGAAAGATCCACAATATGAAGACATTTCAGATTATGAGGACACATCACAACTGTTGCCAAAACTCCCAAACTCTGAGCAAGAGGAATTAAGAGTCCCAGATGTACAGTATGAAGATATAAGTGAAGATGAAAATCCTCAGATTGAGAACATTGCAGTAGAAACAGCATCCCTTAAAAAATTGCCTGAAAACAACAGTAAGCGGTTAACATTTGAAAAGGAAGGCGGAAGACCTCTGGAATGTCAAACAAACTGCTCTTCATTATGCAGTTCCTTCtctgctttaaaaaatgaaactggtGATCAGATGGATGATGATTGGATAGTCCTCCCTATAAGCATATCAGACCTTAaatttgaagaagaagaagaagcccaGAATGACCTAGGCATAATTGTGTTGCAAGCTGGTGATACTGAGTCCATAAAAAGTCTGGGTGACACAAGTCCCAAAGAAAAGCCAGCATCAGACCCAGGATCAGCTTCCGTGCTTTATCAGATAGAGGAGTTTGACACGCTTGAAAGTTTTCTGCTATCCAAAACTGCACAATTCAGAAGATCAAGCAGGAGTTCACCTATAAAGGAAATGGACCCTATGACAGAACCTCATAAACTTCAGAACAGACGGGAGTCCTACTCTGATTCTGAAGACAATTGTGAAACAGATGACAGTTGTAATTACTCACCTGCACCGGAACATAACTATTTAACAGTGCCCAGCCATTTGCTCAAAAGTCCAACACCTGTGCCCTCAGACAAAGGTGAATCTGCACCAGAAAAAGAACATGAGGCTACACATCCACATATTGGTCAAATGAGGCACTcagaatatttcaaaacagataaacagaataTTTCAAAAAAGGATGATATAATAATTCTTGACTCTGACACTGAGGATGAAAGTGACCAAAACTCCACAAAGACTgcaaaaaggaagagagagtcGTCAAGCTCAGAGGACAGAGAAGAGCTTTCCTGTAGTGGACAAAGAGGGCATTTAGTTAAGACTGTGGACAATGTGGGTGAAAcctttaaagaaatgttacacaaaaacactgcacaacagTGCCAACCTAAACTTGAGtccaacataaaaaatatttcaacacaaaacattgtAATAATCCTGGACTCTGACCCAGAGGATGAAGGTGAAAAAAATTaccagaaaacaaactgtaagGAAGTATTCCTTTCAGGTTCAGAGGATGGTGGCAAAATCAGAAAGACCGAGCAGTTGACGGAACCTAAGGTTGACTCTGACTGTATTCAAGAGGCCAAAGGACAGACTACTTCACAAAGAGCAGTTTACCATAGCTCTGACAAAGTGGGACAAAAAGATCTTAACCAGAACAAGAAGGCCACAATGGATAGAATTCTTTCATCAGCATCAGATAATAGTGGCAGTGCCTCGTTTACTGTACAAAACAGACATTCTGCTGAAACCATGAACAGTGTTTATAGAACTACCAGTGAAAATCCTCAAAAAAAGACACTGTTATTTAAAGACTCACCAAACAAGGTCCCCCAATCTGTTGGTAAGGAAGCAGACTCCATTTCGGATCGTAATACTTTGATTAATCCTCTTTATGTTCCCAATGAATCACAATCCGGCACGCACTTGAAATGTGCAAAAGATTCCAAAGGCACATTTAGCAAAGATGAAACACAGTCTCTTAAGACCTTCACAACAACCAGCAAAAAGACTGACTTACTAGACTTGAACAAAAATGACCAAGAAAGATGTGTGCCCAAACCAAAATCTGGAAATAAGAGCcactgcaaaaagaaaaccaatatTCTGATTAACGAATCAAAACCCCAAGCAAGATCTGGTTCCAGAGAGCCTCTATTGTCTAACCAAGAAGGCCCATCAACTTCAAGTTGTTTGACTTCCCCAGATAAACAACCTTTTGAAATCTGCCGAAGCTCAGCCTCCTCTAAAgatttgtctctgtctgcagaAAGTTCTGCTTTCCATGGCCTTCCTAAATCTAAGCCCTGCACATCTGATCCCGCGTATTTGCATTCATCCAAACTAAAGCGTTCCCTCTCTTATAACAACACCTCAACATTAGACCATACTCACTCTCCCTCACAAGGCCCACCATCCTCTGCACCCATACAGTTAACAGCAAAGAGGCGAGCAGTGGAGGATTGGTCCAATAGCTATGTCCCAGTAGGGAGAGGCAGAAGAAGTAGCCTGGGGACGGAGTGCTCGAGAACCACAAGTTATATTACAAACAGGAATGCAAGACCCACATCTCGTCACAGTAACAGAGCACCCAGACAGAGCCACAAGTCCCACAAGTTTACCACCCCCCTGATGAAAAGAGCCATGTTTGAAGCCAAACAGTGGACAAAAGAGATAAATCGAGGCACCTCAAGGGAACGGA GGAGCTCCGTGGGCAAAGGTTGCAAGTGGCTAGAGAAGCCAACATTGTCAAGGCCAAACAACAG GTTCtag
- the LOC137106490 gene encoding serine-rich adhesin for platelets-like isoform X4, producing MMANQPPTDDQIWDYIKKRLSCYTNGSTQQRITTSEDSRDSTLQLSSVAHLPKPVSEEYVERPSLMYSIMEQSSIAERQAAKDVSLSPKTTVASEKQTEYPQIISKVAATCTKNEDESPVVLGAVPPVALDEVTKKYSNKLFNCSSIYEECKTPFSNINQNLDEMDTCKEVTAHSKINSSIQIVNVVSLNANQQLRKKSCEDARKDAGLVHSNRDLFVALSENEQPSKSENKHEQTFLVNNMKDPQYEDISDYEDTSQLLPKLPNSEQEELRVPDVQYEDISEDENPQIENIAVETASLKKLPENNSKRLTFEKEGGRPLECQTNCSSLCSSFSALKNETGDQMDDDWIVLPISISDLKFEEEEEAQNDLGIIVLQAGDTESIKSLGDTSPKEKPASDPGSASVLYQIEEFDTLESFLLSKTAQFRRSSRSSPIKEMDPMTEPHKLQNRRESYSDSEDNCETDDSCNYSPAPEHNYLTVPSHLLKSPTPVPSDKGESAPEKEHEATHPHIGQMRHSEYFKTDKQNISKKDDIIILDSDTEDESDQNSTKTAKRKRESSSSEDREELSCSGQRGHLVKTVDNVGETFKEMLHKNTAQQCQPKLESNIKNISTQNIVIILDSDPEDEGEKNYQKTNCKEVFLSGSEDGGKIRKTEQLTEPKVDSDCIQEAKGQTTSQRAVYHSSDKVGQKDLNQNKKATMDRILSSASDNSGSASFTVQNRHSAETMNSVYRTTSENPQKKTLLFKDSPNKVPQSVGKEADSISDRNTLINPLYVPNESQSGTHLKCAKDSKGTFSKDETQSLKTFTTTSKKTDLLDLNKNDQERCVPKPKSGNKSHCKKKTNILINESKPQARSGSREPLLSNQEGPSTSSCLTSPDKQPFEICRSSASSKDLSLSAESSAFHGLPKSKPCTSDPAYLHSSKLKRSLSYNNTSTLDHTHSPSQGPPSSAPIQLTAKRRAVEDWSNSYVPVGRGRRSSLGTECSRTTSYITNRNARPTSRHSNRAPRQSHKSHKFTTPLMKRAMFEAKQWTKEINRGTSRERSVLF from the exons ATG ATGGCCAATCAACCTCCTACAGATGACCAAATATGGGACTATATTAAAAAGAGACTTTCATGTTATACCAATGGTTCAACTCAGCAACGCATAACCACCAGTGAGGACAGCAGGGACTCCACTCTTCAGTTAAGTAGTGTTGCCCATCTCCCCAAACCTGTCTCTGAAGAATATGTGGAGAGACCGAGTCTCATGTATTCGATAATGGAGCAGTCCTCTATTGCAGAACGACAAGCGGCTAAAGATGTTTCCTTATCTCCTAAGACTACAGTTGCATCAGAGAAACAAACAG AATATCCACAAATTATCTCGAAAGTCGCTGCCACTTGCACAAAAAATGAAGATGAGAGTCCAGTGGTTCTCGGAGCAGTGCCTCCAGTGGCCTTGGATGAGGTGACTAAGAAGTATTCCAACAAGTTGTTCAACTGCAGCTCAATTTATGAAGAATGCAAAACTCCTTTTTCAAATATCAACCAGAATTTGGATGAAATGGACACCTGTAAAGAAGTAACTGCACATTCCAAGATAAATTCATCAATTCAAATTGTTAATGTGGTGTCACTTAACGCAAACCAACAGCTGCGCAAGAAAAGTTGTGAAGATGCAAGGAAGGATGCAGGTCTTGTGCATTCAAACAGAGATTTATTTGTAGCACTTTCAGAAAATGAACAACCCTCTAAATCTGAAAACAAGCATGAGCAAACATTCTTGGTGAATAATATGAAAGATCCACAATATGAAGACATTTCAGATTATGAGGACACATCACAACTGTTGCCAAAACTCCCAAACTCTGAGCAAGAGGAATTAAGAGTCCCAGATGTACAGTATGAAGATATAAGTGAAGATGAAAATCCTCAGATTGAGAACATTGCAGTAGAAACAGCATCCCTTAAAAAATTGCCTGAAAACAACAGTAAGCGGTTAACATTTGAAAAGGAAGGCGGAAGACCTCTGGAATGTCAAACAAACTGCTCTTCATTATGCAGTTCCTTCtctgctttaaaaaatgaaactggtGATCAGATGGATGATGATTGGATAGTCCTCCCTATAAGCATATCAGACCTTAaatttgaagaagaagaagaagcccaGAATGACCTAGGCATAATTGTGTTGCAAGCTGGTGATACTGAGTCCATAAAAAGTCTGGGTGACACAAGTCCCAAAGAAAAGCCAGCATCAGACCCAGGATCAGCTTCCGTGCTTTATCAGATAGAGGAGTTTGACACGCTTGAAAGTTTTCTGCTATCCAAAACTGCACAATTCAGAAGATCAAGCAGGAGTTCACCTATAAAGGAAATGGACCCTATGACAGAACCTCATAAACTTCAGAACAGACGGGAGTCCTACTCTGATTCTGAAGACAATTGTGAAACAGATGACAGTTGTAATTACTCACCTGCACCGGAACATAACTATTTAACAGTGCCCAGCCATTTGCTCAAAAGTCCAACACCTGTGCCCTCAGACAAAGGTGAATCTGCACCAGAAAAAGAACATGAGGCTACACATCCACATATTGGTCAAATGAGGCACTcagaatatttcaaaacagataaacagaataTTTCAAAAAAGGATGATATAATAATTCTTGACTCTGACACTGAGGATGAAAGTGACCAAAACTCCACAAAGACTgcaaaaaggaagagagagtcGTCAAGCTCAGAGGACAGAGAAGAGCTTTCCTGTAGTGGACAAAGAGGGCATTTAGTTAAGACTGTGGACAATGTGGGTGAAAcctttaaagaaatgttacacaaaaacactgcacaacagTGCCAACCTAAACTTGAGtccaacataaaaaatatttcaacacaaaacattgtAATAATCCTGGACTCTGACCCAGAGGATGAAGGTGAAAAAAATTaccagaaaacaaactgtaagGAAGTATTCCTTTCAGGTTCAGAGGATGGTGGCAAAATCAGAAAGACCGAGCAGTTGACGGAACCTAAGGTTGACTCTGACTGTATTCAAGAGGCCAAAGGACAGACTACTTCACAAAGAGCAGTTTACCATAGCTCTGACAAAGTGGGACAAAAAGATCTTAACCAGAACAAGAAGGCCACAATGGATAGAATTCTTTCATCAGCATCAGATAATAGTGGCAGTGCCTCGTTTACTGTACAAAACAGACATTCTGCTGAAACCATGAACAGTGTTTATAGAACTACCAGTGAAAATCCTCAAAAAAAGACACTGTTATTTAAAGACTCACCAAACAAGGTCCCCCAATCTGTTGGTAAGGAAGCAGACTCCATTTCGGATCGTAATACTTTGATTAATCCTCTTTATGTTCCCAATGAATCACAATCCGGCACGCACTTGAAATGTGCAAAAGATTCCAAAGGCACATTTAGCAAAGATGAAACACAGTCTCTTAAGACCTTCACAACAACCAGCAAAAAGACTGACTTACTAGACTTGAACAAAAATGACCAAGAAAGATGTGTGCCCAAACCAAAATCTGGAAATAAGAGCcactgcaaaaagaaaaccaatatTCTGATTAACGAATCAAAACCCCAAGCAAGATCTGGTTCCAGAGAGCCTCTATTGTCTAACCAAGAAGGCCCATCAACTTCAAGTTGTTTGACTTCCCCAGATAAACAACCTTTTGAAATCTGCCGAAGCTCAGCCTCCTCTAAAgatttgtctctgtctgcagaAAGTTCTGCTTTCCATGGCCTTCCTAAATCTAAGCCCTGCACATCTGATCCCGCGTATTTGCATTCATCCAAACTAAAGCGTTCCCTCTCTTATAACAACACCTCAACATTAGACCATACTCACTCTCCCTCACAAGGCCCACCATCCTCTGCACCCATACAGTTAACAGCAAAGAGGCGAGCAGTGGAGGATTGGTCCAATAGCTATGTCCCAGTAGGGAGAGGCAGAAGAAGTAGCCTGGGGACGGAGTGCTCGAGAACCACAAGTTATATTACAAACAGGAATGCAAGACCCACATCTCGTCACAGTAACAGAGCACCCAGACAGAGCCACAAGTCCCACAAGTTTACCACCCCCCTGATGAAAAGAGCCATGTTTGAAGCCAAACAGTGGACAAAAGAGATAAATCGAGGCACCTCAAGGGAACGGAGTGTGTTATTTTGa